The Verrucomicrobiota bacterium genome includes a region encoding these proteins:
- a CDS encoding MBL fold metallo-hydrolase encodes MAASKTTKKTAKGGSPTRKAAAGPNPGAGTRQATPAARVRMYRQGLGDCFLITLPRKTGGSYYIMIDCGVILGTPDAAFKMRAVVSDVIATTRGHLDLLIITHEHWDHLSGFVQARDLFQSDKLKVDKVWLAWTEDPEDDLAKHLRTERQALRLALASASARMRLAGNPDPMIDGVMEFFGAAGQGTTGDALKIVKGFTPTPRYCRPGDAPVDLEGVDARLYVLGPPHDEKMIKRFNPSKSHPETYGMAAVENLNGLVSPSAETDSAAPFDPIVQIPLPAAEQVPFFQAHYWGPDSDVRNGEPGELGNTNSGVETAAPADQSWRRIDTDWLAASSDLALQLDSATNNTSLALAIELGDGRVLLFAADAQVGNWLSWEDLSWTVKGQPVTGPDLLKRTYFYKTGHHGSHNATLREQGLELMNALEVAVIPVDHDMAVKKGWGNMPLDELERRLNEITNDGVLRIDKGVPPALAGRVEQDPSKTLYYEVAI; translated from the coding sequence AAGAAAACGGCAAAAGGCGGCTCACCGACCCGCAAAGCCGCTGCCGGTCCGAACCCAGGTGCAGGTACCAGGCAAGCGACGCCCGCAGCCAGGGTCAGGATGTACCGGCAAGGGCTTGGTGACTGTTTCCTTATAACATTGCCCCGTAAGACGGGCGGGTCGTATTACATCATGATTGATTGCGGCGTGATCCTGGGCACGCCCGATGCCGCTTTCAAGATGCGGGCGGTGGTCAGTGACGTGATTGCCACGACAAGGGGCCACCTTGATCTCCTGATCATCACCCACGAGCACTGGGATCACCTCTCGGGTTTTGTTCAAGCCAGGGACCTCTTTCAATCTGACAAACTTAAGGTTGATAAAGTCTGGCTGGCGTGGACGGAAGATCCGGAAGATGACCTCGCCAAGCATCTGCGGACCGAGCGGCAGGCGCTGCGCCTGGCCCTGGCGTCGGCCAGTGCGCGGATGCGATTGGCAGGTAACCCGGACCCTATGATCGACGGGGTGATGGAGTTCTTTGGCGCCGCGGGCCAGGGTACGACGGGTGACGCGCTCAAAATTGTTAAAGGGTTCACCCCGACGCCCCGCTATTGCCGGCCGGGGGACGCGCCGGTGGACCTGGAGGGGGTCGATGCGCGGTTGTACGTTCTGGGACCACCGCACGATGAAAAGATGATCAAGCGGTTTAATCCCTCAAAAAGCCATCCGGAAACCTACGGCATGGCGGCCGTAGAAAATCTGAATGGCTTGGTAAGTCCGAGTGCGGAGACGGATTCCGCCGCGCCTTTCGACCCCATCGTGCAGATTCCCCTGCCGGCGGCTGAGCAAGTGCCGTTTTTTCAGGCCCATTATTGGGGCCCGGACTCCGACGTCCGCAACGGGGAGCCAGGCGAGCTCGGAAACACAAATTCCGGCGTCGAAACGGCTGCACCCGCCGATCAGTCGTGGCGCCGCATCGACACGGACTGGCTCGCTGCGTCGTCGGACCTGGCGCTTCAACTTGACAGCGCAACCAACAACACCAGCCTCGCGCTCGCAATCGAACTTGGGGACGGCCGGGTGCTCCTGTTTGCGGCCGACGCCCAGGTCGGCAACTGGTTGTCCTGGGAGGACCTCTCCTGGACGGTTAAAGGCCAGCCCGTCACGGGCCCGGACCTTCTGAAAAGGACGTATTTTTATAAAACGGGGCATCACGGCAGCCACAATGCGACGCTTCGAGAACAGGGCCTCGAGCTGATGAACGCGTTGGAAGTTGCGGTGATTCCGGTCGATCACGATATGGCGGTCAAAAAGGGTTGGGGAAACATGCCGCTGGATGAACTGGAGCGGCGTCTGAATGAGATCACGAACGACGGCGTGTTGCGGATCGACAAAGGCGTACCGCCCGCCCTGGCGGGAAGGGTCGAGCAGGACCCCTCTAAAACCCTTTATTACGAAGTGGCCATTTAG
- a CDS encoding alpha/beta hydrolase, whose amino-acid sequence MNAIKSSFPRRAFATSDGVRLSYIRQGSGRPLVLLHGWSQCAEEFNHQTEPLSARYDVVVPDQRSHGESQKVPYGLKISRLAKDLYDLLTELALNEVAVLGHSMGSAVIWSYLDLFGPERLSKIVLVDQPSMVTSHPHWTPQELEAAGAFLTAQQVSDIVAALRGEEAEQVTRQLMDGMVTRQATSEVREWIIQCNLKMPRPLAGTLLYNLCHTDWRDVIPRIDLPALIISGRASSTPWKSQEWIHRQIKGSQFEVFEESEGVQHFMFIENPEKFNGLIMEYLG is encoded by the coding sequence ATGAATGCCATTAAGAGCAGTTTTCCCCGACGGGCTTTTGCCACGTCCGACGGCGTCCGGTTAAGCTATATACGGCAGGGAAGCGGTCGTCCCCTTGTGCTCCTTCACGGCTGGTCCCAGTGCGCCGAGGAATTCAACCATCAAACGGAGCCACTCAGCGCGCGGTATGACGTCGTCGTCCCCGACCAACGGTCTCACGGCGAGTCACAAAAAGTGCCCTACGGGTTGAAAATTTCGCGGTTAGCCAAAGACCTGTACGACCTCCTGACTGAGCTGGCCCTGAATGAAGTGGCGGTGCTGGGTCATTCGATGGGATCAGCAGTGATCTGGAGCTACCTTGACCTGTTCGGCCCTGAACGCCTGTCAAAGATTGTTTTGGTCGATCAGCCGTCGATGGTCACTTCGCATCCGCACTGGACGCCGCAGGAATTAGAAGCGGCGGGCGCTTTCCTTACCGCTCAGCAAGTATCCGACATCGTTGCGGCCTTACGGGGCGAGGAAGCGGAACAGGTAACCCGACAGCTGATGGACGGGATGGTAACGAGGCAGGCCACCTCGGAGGTGCGGGAATGGATCATCCAATGTAACCTGAAGATGCCCCGGCCCCTGGCAGGGACGCTCCTGTACAATCTGTGCCATACGGACTGGAGAGATGTCATCCCGCGGATCGACCTGCCTGCCCTGATCATCAGCGGTCGGGCAAGCAGCACACCGTGGAAATCGCAAGAGTGGATTCATCGGCAAATCAAAGGATCGCAGTTTGAAGTCTTCGAAGAATCAGAAGGCGTCCAGCATTTTATGTTCATCGAAAACCCCGAGAAGTTTAATGGGCTGATCATGGAATATTTAGGTTAG
- a CDS encoding methyltransferase domain-containing protein, producing MPAGNGKAPVNPDALNLLLGKMVNDLGAAVSGALIVLGDRLGLYAALAEIGPANSQQLAEKSNLHERQVREWLCAQAASGYVTYDAAKDNFSLTAEQAAVFADPNSPAAMVGGFYGISAVYHDEPLVAESFQTGKGLPWSKHHPCLFCGTERFFRPGYQANINDNWIPALDGVQQKLSTGTRVADIGCGHGISTLIMAKAFPNSEFHGFDLHPASIEAANRHAQEQQLPNVRFSIASAKEFPGRDYGFVTVFDALHDMGDPAGAACHVKEALQADGTFMIVEPFAGDSLTENLTPVGRAYYGFSTMICTPNSLSQEVGLALGAQAGERRLREVVSKGGFTRFRRAAETPFNLILEARP from the coding sequence ATGCCGGCGGGCAACGGCAAAGCTCCCGTAAACCCCGATGCCCTTAATCTACTTCTCGGAAAGATGGTTAACGACCTCGGGGCCGCCGTAAGCGGGGCGCTCATTGTGCTGGGCGACCGGCTTGGCCTCTACGCAGCGCTTGCGGAGATCGGCCCGGCCAACTCGCAGCAACTCGCCGAAAAGTCCAACCTCCACGAACGACAGGTTCGCGAATGGCTGTGTGCCCAGGCCGCTTCGGGCTACGTCACCTACGATGCGGCAAAGGACAATTTTTCCCTTACGGCTGAACAGGCCGCGGTCTTTGCCGATCCAAACAGTCCGGCGGCGATGGTCGGCGGTTTTTACGGCATCTCGGCCGTCTACCATGACGAGCCGCTGGTGGCCGAGAGTTTTCAGACCGGAAAGGGTCTGCCGTGGAGCAAGCACCACCCTTGCCTTTTCTGCGGCACCGAACGGTTCTTTCGGCCCGGCTACCAGGCCAATATCAACGACAACTGGATTCCCGCGCTGGACGGCGTCCAACAAAAGTTGAGCACCGGAACTCGGGTGGCTGACATCGGCTGCGGCCATGGCATCTCCACCCTGATCATGGCGAAGGCGTTCCCTAACTCTGAATTCCATGGCTTTGACCTGCACCCGGCCTCCATCGAGGCAGCCAATCGACATGCGCAGGAGCAGCAACTGCCCAATGTCCGCTTCAGCATTGCCTCAGCCAAAGAGTTCCCGGGTCGCGACTATGGGTTTGTGACCGTGTTCGATGCCCTGCACGACATGGGCGATCCGGCGGGCGCGGCGTGCCATGTTAAAGAGGCCCTGCAAGCCGATGGCACCTTCATGATTGTGGAGCCTTTCGCGGGCGATTCGCTTACGGAAAACCTTACTCCGGTGGGCCGAGCGTATTACGGGTTTTCGACGATGATCTGCACGCCGAACTCGCTCAGCCAAGAGGTCGGCCTTGCGTTGGGAGCGCAGGCCGGTGAGCGGCGCTTGCGGGAGGTTGTCTCGAAGGGCGGTTTTACGCGGTTTCGTCGTGCCGCAGAAACGCCGTTCAATCTGATCCTGGAAGCACGGCCATAG
- a CDS encoding mechanosensitive ion channel, whose amino-acid sequence MNVFGIRWLALNAENGRKLLLSLSFIAAIVALRYLLKALTNLLIRGDSTRIERVRFWSRQAISLGSAVFILLGLTSIWFEDPARLAPAFGLLTAGLAFALQRVIGAVAGYFVILRGNTFTVGDRITMGGVRGDVVALGFIQTTIMEMGQIANADPTMWVKSRQFTGRIVTVSNAKVFDEPVYNYTRDFPYIWDEIRAFIHYDADRGRAEEILLATAHAHAVDPAKVSAEAHRHLEQKYHLTRLDFEPRVYYRITDNYLELTVRFVYETHGIRSVKDAMSRDILAGFDAAGLRMASPVREIIANDLFREHAPQRQASSPRDA is encoded by the coding sequence GTGAACGTCTTTGGCATCCGGTGGCTGGCCCTCAACGCGGAGAACGGGCGCAAACTGCTCTTGAGCCTGAGTTTTATCGCCGCCATTGTGGCCCTGCGTTACCTCCTTAAAGCGCTGACAAACCTCCTCATCCGCGGCGACTCGACGCGCATCGAGCGGGTACGCTTCTGGAGCCGGCAGGCCATCAGCCTTGGATCGGCCGTGTTCATCCTCCTGGGATTGACTTCCATCTGGTTTGAGGATCCCGCCCGGCTCGCTCCCGCTTTCGGGTTGCTCACCGCCGGGCTGGCCTTTGCCCTGCAACGGGTTATCGGCGCCGTGGCCGGCTACTTCGTCATCCTGCGCGGCAACACCTTCACCGTCGGCGATCGTATCACGATGGGCGGCGTGCGTGGGGACGTCGTCGCCCTCGGCTTCATTCAAACGACCATCATGGAGATGGGGCAAATCGCCAACGCCGACCCGACCATGTGGGTCAAGAGCCGGCAGTTCACCGGCCGCATCGTCACCGTTTCCAACGCCAAGGTCTTCGACGAACCCGTCTACAACTACACGCGGGATTTTCCCTACATCTGGGACGAGATCCGCGCCTTTATCCACTACGACGCCGACCGCGGCCGAGCGGAGGAGATCCTGCTGGCCACCGCCCACGCCCACGCCGTTGACCCGGCGAAAGTTTCTGCCGAGGCTCACCGGCATCTGGAACAGAAATACCACCTGACCCGGTTGGATTTCGAACCCCGCGTCTATTACCGAATCACGGACAACTACCTGGAGCTGACTGTCCGCTTCGTCTACGAAACTCACGGCATCCGTAGCGTCAAGGACGCCATGAGCCGGGACATCCTTGCCGGGTTCGACGCCGCCGGCCTGCGCATGGCCTCTCCCGTGCGCGAAATCATCGCAAACGACCTGTTCAGGGAGCACGCCCCGCAACGCCAAGCTTCCTCCCCTCGGGACGCCTGA